From the Octadecabacter antarcticus 307 genome, one window contains:
- the rplL gene encoding 50S ribosomal protein L7/L12 produces MADLKKMAEDIVGLTLLEAQELKTILKDEYGIEPAAGGAVMMAGPADGGAAEEEKTEFDVILKSPGASKINVIKEVRGITGLGLKEAKDLVEAGGKIKEGVSKEEAEDVKGKLEAAGAEVELA; encoded by the coding sequence ATGGCTGATCTGAAAAAAATGGCTGAAGACATTGTCGGTCTGACACTGCTCGAAGCACAAGAACTGAAAACCATCCTCAAAGACGAGTATGGCATCGAACCAGCCGCTGGTGGCGCTGTTATGATGGCTGGCCCTGCTGATGGCGGCGCTGCTGAAGAAGAGAAGACTGAATTTGACGTCATTCTCAAGAGCCCAGGCGCTTCCAAGATCAACGTGATCAAAGAAGTCCGCGGCATCACTGGTCTTGGCCTCAAAGAAGCCAAAGACTTGGTTGAAGCCGGTGGCAAAATCAAAGAAGGCGTTTCGAAAGAAGAAGCCGAAGACGTTAAGGGCAAGCTGGAAGCAGCTGGCGCCGAAGTCGAGCTGGCTTAA
- the rplJ gene encoding 50S ribosomal protein L10 — protein MDRAQKEQLVEDLGQIFESSGVVVVSHYEGLTVAEMQDLRARMREAGGSVRVAKNKLAKIALEGKACASIAKHLDGMTVMTFSEDPVAAAKVTQGYAKDNEKLVILGGAMGDIDLDPAGVKAVSELPSREELIASIVGCIAAPASNIAGAIGAPASNIASILSTIEEKAAA, from the coding sequence GTGGATAGAGCACAAAAAGAACAATTGGTCGAGGATCTCGGCCAAATCTTTGAAAGCTCTGGCGTCGTTGTGGTATCCCACTACGAAGGCCTGACAGTTGCAGAGATGCAGGACCTGCGCGCACGCATGCGTGAAGCGGGTGGTTCTGTACGCGTTGCCAAGAACAAGCTCGCCAAAATCGCCCTTGAGGGTAAGGCATGCGCAAGCATTGCCAAGCACCTCGACGGTATGACCGTTATGACCTTCTCTGAGGATCCTGTGGCTGCGGCCAAGGTGACACAGGGGTACGCCAAAGATAACGAAAAGCTCGTTATTCTTGGCGGTGCTATGGGTGATATCGATCTTGACCCTGCTGGTGTCAAAGCTGTGTCCGAATTGCCGTCGCGTGAGGAGCTTATTGCTTCCATCGTTGGCTGCATTGCGGCACCTGCTAGCAACATCGCTGGGGCCATTGGCGCGCCTGCATCTAACATCGCGAGCATTCTTTCGACTATCGAAGAGAAGGCTGCTGCCTAA